The Geotoga petraea genome has a window encoding:
- the infB gene encoding translation initiation factor IF-2, whose translation MPKIRVYELAKKLDYNSKDLVEILKNELDIDVKSHMSTLEQDTVEAIEDLLAPSKNKEEKAKKSEKSKKQEKSKKKKAAPKSEQQNKKEEPVEKEEEKQSIGEINLTPSELTLDKIAKKLSVDQNDIIKKAFMEGKMLRPGQELSPTETEEIGLLYETVINFVEEEKKEEELDNELVDYWNKVYEEQKDSLKTRPPVVTVMGHVDHGKTTLLDNIRNTKVAEGEEGGITQSIGAYQLEYNDKKITFIDTPGHEAFTEMRARGAQATDIVVLIIAADDGVMPQTIEAYNHAKDAKVPVIVAINKIDKPNANVELTKQQMVAKLNLIPEDWGGDTITVPISAISKEGIDELLEMISLVSEMEEIKCKPNGQARAVIIESKLDKFLGPVATVIVKDGILKTGDYFIAGSTYGKVRRMIDDQGRTIKKALPSTPVQVLGFNEVADTHSILYVTNSLNQAREISGKKKEKEDLANQNINKKHVKLEDFMKMMEGNQKKVLNIILKAGTFGEIEALKNSINKLQNPDIDIDIVHAGIGTVTTSDIMLASASDAVVMGFRVKVDNKAKKDAEKEGIQIKRYDIIFQLIDELKKALQGMLELEEKEENTGSGKIKEVFKIKKVGNVAGVIVEDGYVERDGGVRIYRNGSLLQDVKIESLKHYKDEVKRIEAPQEGGIKFENFDDFNAGDELEFYKNIQFERQIEFDNSKDR comes from the coding sequence ATCAGAGTATATGAATTAGCAAAAAAATTAGATTATAATTCTAAAGATTTAGTTGAAATTCTTAAAAATGAATTGGATATTGATGTTAAAAGTCATATGAGTACTTTAGAACAAGACACAGTTGAGGCTATTGAAGATCTTCTTGCTCCTTCTAAAAATAAAGAAGAGAAAGCAAAGAAATCTGAGAAATCAAAAAAACAAGAAAAATCCAAAAAGAAAAAGGCTGCTCCTAAAAGTGAACAACAAAATAAAAAAGAAGAGCCTGTAGAAAAAGAAGAAGAAAAACAATCAATAGGTGAGATAAATTTAACACCTTCTGAATTGACTTTAGATAAAATTGCTAAGAAACTCAGTGTTGATCAAAATGATATCATTAAGAAAGCTTTTATGGAAGGAAAGATGCTAAGACCAGGTCAAGAATTAAGCCCTACAGAAACTGAAGAAATTGGGCTTTTATACGAGACTGTTATTAACTTTGTGGAAGAAGAAAAGAAAGAAGAAGAGTTGGATAATGAATTGGTAGATTATTGGAATAAAGTTTACGAAGAACAAAAAGACTCTTTAAAAACAAGGCCACCAGTTGTAACTGTTATGGGACATGTTGACCATGGTAAGACTACTTTGTTGGACAACATTAGAAATACTAAAGTTGCAGAGGGAGAAGAAGGCGGTATAACTCAGAGTATCGGTGCTTACCAATTAGAGTACAATGATAAGAAAATCACTTTTATTGATACTCCAGGGCATGAGGCTTTCACCGAAATGAGGGCAAGAGGGGCTCAAGCAACTGACATCGTTGTTTTAATCATTGCAGCGGATGATGGGGTTATGCCACAAACAATAGAAGCGTATAACCATGCTAAAGATGCTAAGGTTCCTGTTATAGTTGCCATCAATAAGATAGATAAACCTAATGCAAATGTTGAGTTGACAAAACAACAAATGGTTGCAAAATTAAATCTTATTCCAGAAGACTGGGGTGGAGATACTATAACAGTTCCAATTTCTGCAATTTCTAAAGAAGGTATTGACGAATTGCTTGAAATGATTTCTCTTGTATCTGAAATGGAAGAGATCAAATGTAAACCAAATGGTCAAGCAAGAGCTGTTATTATAGAATCTAAATTAGATAAATTTTTGGGGCCTGTTGCAACTGTTATTGTCAAAGATGGTATTCTTAAAACTGGTGATTATTTTATTGCTGGCTCTACTTATGGAAAAGTGAGAAGGATGATTGATGACCAAGGTAGAACTATTAAAAAAGCTTTACCATCAACACCTGTACAAGTTTTAGGGTTTAACGAAGTTGCAGATACCCACAGTATTTTATACGTTACAAATTCTCTTAATCAAGCCAGAGAGATTTCTGGGAAGAAAAAAGAAAAGGAAGACTTAGCAAATCAAAACATAAATAAAAAGCATGTTAAATTAGAAGATTTCATGAAAATGATGGAAGGAAACCAGAAGAAAGTTTTGAATATTATTTTAAAAGCGGGAACTTTTGGAGAAATTGAAGCTTTGAAGAATTCAATTAACAAACTTCAAAACCCTGATATTGATATTGATATTGTTCATGCAGGTATTGGTACAGTTACAACATCTGATATTATGCTTGCTTCAGCTTCTGATGCTGTTGTTATGGGCTTTAGAGTCAAAGTAGATAACAAGGCTAAAAAAGATGCTGAAAAGGAAGGAATTCAAATCAAAAGATATGATATAATCTTTCAATTGATTGATGAACTTAAGAAAGCACTTCAGGGTATGCTTGAACTTGAAGAAAAAGAAGAAAATACAGGTTCTGGTAAAATAAAAGAAGTCTTTAAAATCAAGAAAGTTGGAAATGTTGCTGGTGTCATTGTTGAAGATGGATACGTTGAAAGAGATGGAGGAGTAAGAATTTACAGAAACGGTTCTTTACTCCAAGACGTTAAAATCGAAAGCTTGAAACATTACAAAGATGAAGTAAAAAGAATCGAAGCACCTCAAGAAGGCGGTATAAAATTTGAAAACTTTGATGATTTCAACGCAGGAGATGAATTAGAATTTTATAAAAACATTCAATTCGAAAGACAAATTGAATTTGATAATTCAAAAGATAGATAA